A DNA window from Andrena cerasifolii isolate SP2316 chromosome 16, iyAndCera1_principal, whole genome shotgun sequence contains the following coding sequences:
- the Usp10 gene encoding ubiquitin specific protease 10, with translation MDVRNELDFQFLDLHDLNENDKNHLIGILKSNITTDALKLPWDTIETNNDINASVTEIPPLQNQWYHNAIPPPPSYTQQIMCSDWQGPPLYPVPTDAHIQPFMPAMTYSHPGYNLGGEIHDVSCNRENTRRSNRGRGIRRDNFNRGMNPANEMQSGYMGEQSQFHPQLSFVVMYPDQTQQQQFSGHVHYPPLAIYQPNLHTHTSTHPHAQPTYGYPPYHHPTGNMRCVRQTAPVLSQPTQECTKVQATKSHDKRAQNVYTPVKQPFHQINEEDNSSQTNIVTTVITVNNSKVEQCTDNADENTANRKNSNTNGKVPPVNVKIEHNIVSTVNENCNGTEKSDVPCVNINSSIEVKQNGESDKDYQNETVSSIKTTVVKTLSKPVTKGENEAQKEDTPAKSTQDEVIIKTPNNSSVTTSAPITVPSTSSSGISSISWASILKKGSAETQSTPSNYKPMARINPLPASPITENNITPKPQSQATEKDQRTGATAVTNDTVSSNTQSVANESKNLSTEPLQNRFNDPIVYRMGEFLLSYHMDKQTVSLLPRGLTNRSNYCYINSILQALLACPPFYNLLMALPHSKNPGKMSSTPLIDNMIKFVHEFTPLSDGARLARKDRANKRGEDTVVDIQSGVAFEPCYVYTMLKNTSAAGVFSVEGRQEDAEEFLSCLLNGINDEMLELIKLVNNDQTVTANVESNINYNSGEEEWKVMGPKNKGSITRCTEFGRTPLSDIFRGQLRSRVSRAGEQPTDNVQPFFTLQLDIEKAESVKGALEILVGKDQLEGMTCSKTKQQIEAWKQVTLEELPVILILHLKWFDYKLDGCSKIVKSVEFPIDLKLDSKFLSPNAVKKLNPKQKHYKLFAVTYHDGKEATKGHYVTDAFHVGYGGWVRYDDSSLKGVSESNVLKPTPPRVPYLLYYRRCDTIGNNQSNSCKTR, from the exons ACCACCTTCGTACACGCAGCAAATAATGTGCAGCGACTGGCAGGGGCCACCTCTGTACCCTGTCCCAACAGACGCCCATATACAACCGTTCATGCCTGCGATGACTTATTCTCATCCTGGATACAATCTCGGAGGCGAGATTCACGATGTCAGCTGTAATAGGGAGAATACTAGAAGGAGTAATCGGGGAAGAGGAATAAGAAGAGATAACTTCAATCGTGGGATGAATCCTGCTAATGAAATGCAGTCGGGATACATGGGAGAGCAAAGCCAATTCCATCCTCAGCTGTCGTTTGTAGTTATGTATCCAGATCAGACGCAGCAGCAGCAGTTCTCTGGCCATGTACATTATCCTCCGTTAGCGATATACCAGCCGAATCTTCATACGCATACAAGTACGCATCCGCATGCCCAACCTACCTACGGATACCCTCCGTACCATCATCCCACAGGAAATATGAGATGCGTCCGACAAACGGCACCTGTGCTCTCGCAACCCACTCAAGAGTGCACCAAAGTACAGGCAACAAAGTCGCACGACAAACGCGCGCAGAATGTCTACACTCCCGTCAAGCAGCCGTTTCACCAAATAAACGAAGAAGACAACTCTTCGCAGACCAATATAGTCACCACAGTGATAACTGTAAATAACAGTAAGGTAGAGCAGTGCACCGATAACGCGGACGAGAATACTGCGAACAGAAAGAATTCAAATACGAACGGGAAAGTGCCCCCTGTAAATGTAAAGATAGAGCACAATATCGTGTCGACTGTAAATGAGAATTGCAACGGGACCGAGAAGAGCGACGTGCCGTGCGTAAATATTAACAGTAGTATCGAGGTGAAGCAGAACGGGGAATCCGACAAAGACTATCAAAATGAAACCGTTTCTAGCATTAAGACCACTGTCGTGAAGACATTATCGAAGCCGGTCACCAAAGGTGAGAACGAGGCGCAGAAAGAGGACACTCCCGCGAAGAGCACGCAGGATGAAGTTATTATTAAGACGCCGAATAATTCTTCTGTTACTACGAGTGCTCCGATAACTGTGCCCAGTACATCGTCGTCAGGTATATCTAGCATATCTTGGGccagtattttgaaaaaagggaGCGCAGAGACACAGTCAACCCCGTCAAATTACAAGCCTATGGCTCGTATTAATCCTTTACCCGCTAGCCCAATCACAGAAAATAATATTACTCCGAAACCACAGTCGCAAGCGACGGAAAAAGACCAACGTACTGGCGCAACGGCTGTAACGAATGATACTGTTTCATCCAACACGCAGAGCGTCGCAAATGAAAGTAAAAATTTAAGTACAGAGCCGTTGCAGAACCGTTTCAATGATCCCATTGTCTACCGCATGGGTG AATTTCTGTTGAGCTATCACATGGACAAACAGACTGTAAGCTTATTACCACGGGGATTGACAAATCGTAGCAATTATTGTTACATTAATAGCATATTACAAGCCTTGCTCGCTTGTCCACCTTTTTACAATCTCCTGATGGCGCTGCCGCACTCTAAAAATCCCGGTAAAATGTCTTCCACTCCACTGATCGATAATAT GATTAAATTTGTACACGAGTTCACACCTTTGTCAGACGGTGCACGATTGGCTAGGAAAGACAGAGCGAACAAACGCGGGGAAGACACGGTGGTAGATATACAAAGTGGAGTGGCCTTTGAACCTTGTTATGTATATACAATGTTAAAAAATACATCGGCTGCGGGTGTATTTTCCGTAGAAGGGCGCCAAGAAGATGCAGAAGAATTTCTTTCGTGCCTTCTGAACGGTATCAACGACGAAATGCTCGAA CTTATTAAATTAGTAAATAACGACCAAACCGTAACGGCTAATGTTGAAAGCAATATAAACTATAACAGCGGAGAAGAGGAATGGAAG GTTATGGGTCCAAAGAATAAGGGATCGATCACACGGTGCACCGAATTCGGGAGAACGCCACTATCAGACATATTCCGTGGACAATTGCGGTCCAGAGTATCACGAGCCGGGGAACAACCAACAGATAACGTCCAGCCATTCTTCACGTTGCAACTGGATATCGAG AAAGCGGAGTCCGTGAAAGGCGCGCTGGAGATTCTGGTTGGAAAAGACCAGTTAGAAGGGATGACGTGTAGTAAAACAAAACAACAGATAGAGGCTTGGAAGCAAGTTACCTTGGAAGAATTACCCGTGATTCTTATATTACATCTAAAGTGGTTCGACTACAAACTCGACGGTTGCTCAAAAATCGTGAAGAGCGTCGAGTTCCCCATCGATTTGAAACTGGATAGTA AATTCTTGTCGCCGAACGCTGTGAAGAAATTGAATCCAAAGCAGAAGCACTATAAACTGTTCGCAGTTACTTATCACGACGGTAAAGAAGCAACGAAAGGCCATTATGTCACGGACGCGTTTCACGTGGGATATGGCGGTTGGGTCAGGTATGACGATAGTTCATTAAAAGGTGTTTCAGAGAGTAACGTATTAAAGCCAACCCCTCCCAGAGTtccatatttattatattatcgaAGATGCGATACTATCGGGAATAATCAGTCGAATAGCTGTAAGACACGTTAA